CGTCCTGCACCTTGAACTCGTTCTGGATCAGCGCGCCCAGAAACTCGGCATCGCTGTTGCGGTTCTGGAGCCGCGCGAAGTCGACGCGTCCCAGCTGCAGCCCTTTCAGCGCTTCGCCGATCGCCTGGAAATCGATGCGGTCGCTGAACTCCTGCCTGTACAGGATGCGCTGCTCCTGCAGATTGAACGCGACAACCGAGAAACGCGCGATGCGCGGATCGCGGTGGATCGTGCGCAGGATCGACACCAGAGCGGCTGTATCGGCGCGCTGCAGCATGGCTGCGCCGCTGTTCTGCGGGGCGAAGTTCACCAGCACCTTCACCGAAAGAGGAGAGCCGCTGTAGTCCTTCTCGCCGGGCTGTTCGTCGGCAAACTCGTCTTCATCGGCGGGCGCCGCCGTGCCAGGGGGCAGGGCAAGCGCCAGATCCTTCTCTTTGGCCGACAGCACCGCCTCGGCGCGCCAGAAGCTGGCGCACACCCTCTCGGCGCGGTCGCGCATCAGCCAGTCCACCTGATAAACGCCTTCGCCCAGATCGAACGCGCCCTGAAGGTAGGCGTCTCCTTTGGCGTCCGCCTCGATCGACGGCACGCGGATCTTCTGCGAGAAGTATTTCGCCCGGTCCGGCGCTCCTTCCGGGGTCACGCGGAAGATGACGGTCAGCGTGTTCTCCAGTCCTGCCAGCTCCCTCATGGGCAGGGAAACTTCGTAACCGGCGTGGAATTTCAGGTCGAATCCGACCGCCGGCTTCAGCGGGGTCAGACGGCAGGGCAGATCGTCGCGTGGTTCGCGGGCTTCCAGCACCGCCAGATCGGTTCCGCTCAGCGCCCTGCCGGGATCCGCCTCAATCAGGTTCTGACCGCACACCCGCGGTGCGGAGGCGGCCAGCAGCGCCGCCAGCGCGCCTGCCGCCTGAAGAGAAGAAAAAGTCCGCCGCTTTTCCCTCATGCCGCCGCTTTCTGGTTGAAATTCTACTGCCGCCCCGGCCCGCCGTAAAGCGCCCTGGGCGGCCGGGGATATACATGGGATCTTCTCCGATCCCGCGGAAAAGCGCAAGCCCCCGGCCGGACCGCAGGGAAGACTCGTTTATAATTGTCGGTGGGGCCGCACCTCTTTTCTCCGATGGAAGACATCAAGAAGAAGCTGCAAGAAGAGATCGCCGCGCTGGAATACGAGTTGCGCACCCAGCTGCCGAAGGAGATCCTCAAGGCCCGCGCCCACGGCGACCTCCGCGAAAACGCCGAATTCCATGCGGCCAAGGAACGCCAGCGGTTCGTCGATGCACGCCTGGCGCAGCTGAAAAAGCGGCTTGCCGAGTTCTCCATGATCGACCTGTCCCGGATCCCGCGCGACCGCGTGGGCCTCGGCTCCACCGTCGTCGTGCTCGATCTCGACAGGAACGAAGAGTTGACCTACAAGCTGGTGGTCAGCGAAGAGGCCGACGCGGCCAAAGGGCTCATTTCCACCACGTCCCCCATCGGCCGCGGGCTGGTGGGCAAGAAGGTGGGCGATGAAGTCACCATCCCCAGCCCGGGCGGCACCCGGCGGCTCGAGATCCTCCAGCTCACCACCATCCACGACGCGGCCAGCTAGACTGGTCTGGTCGAGACCATGACGTTCACGCGTGCCATCGGCGTCGGGGCCGGGAAGATCCTTTTCTGGATCGTCCGCGCCCTGGCCCTGTCGCGCATCCACCCGAACGTTCTCACCTTCATCGGACTCCTCATCAACATCGGCGCCGCCTGGCTGCTGGCTCAGGGCCGCTTCTTCCATGCAGGGCTCGTCATCATCGGCGCCGGGCTGTTCGACATGGTCGACGGCCGCGTGGCTCGCGAGACGCGCCAGGTCACCCGCTTCGGCGCCTTCTTCGATTCCGTCGTCGACCGCTATTCCGACCTCGCCCTTCTGATGGGCCTGCTGGTCTACTACGCCAACATCAACCGGAACTTCTACGTGGTCCTCACGGCCGTCGTCATGACCGCCTCGGTGATGATCAGCTACACGCGCGCCCGCGCCGAAAACGTCATCCCCTCGTGCAAGGTCGGCTTCCTCGAGCGGCCCGAGCGCATCGTGCTCCTCATCATCGGAGCGCTGTTCGACCGGATGGCCGCCGTGCTATGGGTGATCGCCGTGCTCGGCAACCTCACCGTCATCCACCGCATGTGGCACGTCTGGGAAGTGACGCGCGAGATGGACAGGATCCCCTCCGAGCCCGCCCCCGTCCAGCCCGAAGAGGTCCGCCAGCCCCGCTGAGAGCGCCCTATCCGCCTTCCCCCTCCAGGATCACGAACGCCTGAGCCACGGTCTCCGTATGCGTCAGCGACAGGTGGATCCGCTCGACGCCCATCCGCCGCGCCACCTCCGCCGCCACCCCGTGCAGCAGCAGCTCCGGCCGCCCCGAACGCCGGTTCCTCACTTCGAAATCCTGCCACCGCACGCCGCCCCTCCAGCCCGTCCCGATCGCTTTCATCCCGGCTTCTTTGGCCGCGAAGCGCGCCGCATAGCGCTCGAAGCGGTTCGCCTTGGTCTCGACGTAGGCGATCTCGCCGGGCGTGAACACCCGCTCCAGAAAACGCGTCCCGTACCTCTCCACGGCCTCGCGGATCCGCGCCACTTCCGCCAGATCGATGCCGGTGCCCAGAATCACCGCCGCCCCTCCCTCACACGAACACCACGGTCCTGCGCCCGTCCAGCAGCACCCGGTGCTCGAGATGCCACCGCACCGCCCGCGCCAGCGCCAGCCGCTCCGCGTCGCGGCCTTTCTCGATCATGTCCGCCAATTGGTCCCGGTGCGACACCCGCACCACCTCCTGCTCGATGATCGGCCCGTCGTCGAGCACGTCGGTCACGTAGTGCGCCGTCGCGCCGATCAGCTTCACTCCCCGCTCGAACGCCGCATGATACGGCCGCGCCCCGCTGAACGCCGGCAGGAACGAGTGATGCACGTTGATGATCCGCGCCGGGTAGCGCTCCACAAACTCCGGCGACAGCACCTGCATGTAGCGCGCCAGCACCACCAGGTCGATCCGTTCCGCTTCGAGCAGCTCCAGCTGCCTCCGCTCGGCGTCCCGCTTCCCCTCCGGCGTCACCGGCACATGATGGAACGGCAGCCCGTAAAAACCCGCCATCGCCGCCGCGTCCTCGTGGTTGCTGACCACCATGCGGATGTCGGCCCGCAGCTCGCCTTCGCGGTGCCGGTGCAGCAGATCACTCAGACAGTGCAGGTATTTCGACACGAACAGCGCCACGCGCATCCGCTCGCGCGAATACGCCACGCGCCACTGCATGCCGAACCGCCGCGCCACCGCGCCATCGAACGCCCGCGCGAACTCTTCGCGCCCCAGCCCGAAGCCGTCCAGGTCCCATTCGACGCGCATCAGGAACTGCCCCGATTCGTCGTCGCGGTGTTCGTCCGTGGACAGGATGTTCGCCCCGTGATCGTAAAGAAACCCGGACACGCCTGCCACAAGGCCTTTCGCATCCGGGCAGCGGATCAACAGAATCGCGGTGTCGCGCTCGGCCATGCGTCAGACCTTCATCGTAGCGTGGCGGACGCGGGTAGCACACTCCTCTGCGGTTTGCTACTGTGGTGGCGTCATGCACATCCCCGACGGGTATCTGTCACCGGCGGTGTTGGGCGTTCTCGGCGCGGCGAGCCTCGCCGGCGCGGGCGCCGCGGCGCGCAGGGCGTCGCAGGCGCTGGAAGAATCCCGCGTGCCGCTGATGGGCATGGCCGGCGCGTTCGTCTTCGCCGCCCAGATGATCAACTTCCCCGTGGCTGCAGGCGCCAGCGGGCATCTCCTCGGCAGCGCGCTTCTGGCCATCACGCTGGGCGCTGCGCCCGCTGTGGTCGTCATGACGGCGATCCTCGCCATCCAGGCGCTGCTGTTTCAGGACGGCGGCGTGCTGGCGCTGGGCGCCAACGTGTTCAACATGGCTCTCGCGGGCGTGGCTGCGGGAGGCTGGGCATGGCAGGCCTTCGGAAGCCTGCGCCGCCGCCGCACGGCCGCTTTCGCCGCGGGCGCGCTGAGCGCCTTCGTGGCCGCCTGTCTCGCGCTGGCGGAGCTGGCGCTGTCCGGCATCCGGATTCCGCCCCCAGCCCTTGCGGTGGCGCTGGGCGTCTTCGGGCTGACGGCTCTTCTGGAGGGCGCGATCACAGCCGCCGTGGTGGCCGCGCTTGAGTCCGTGCAGCCCGGTCTCCTCGAGCGCGCGCACGGCTCGCCGCGCCGCGCGCTTTCGGGCCTCCTTCTGGCCAGCCTCCTTCTCGCCGCGGCAGGCTTCCTCGTCGCGTCCTCGCTGCCCGACGGGCTGGAACATCTCGCCGAAACCCTCGGCATCACGGAACTCGAACGCACCGTGCTTGCCTCTCCCATGCCGGACTATGAAGCGAAGTGGCTCCCCTCGGACTGGCTCCAGAAGGCCGGCGCGGGACTGCTCGGACTGGCTGTGACCGCCGCCGTCTGCTGGGCGGCGGGAAGATGGATCTCGCGGTGGCGCAGCGCATAGGGCCCCGGCATTTCGTGTTCGACGAGTGGAGCCGCGGAAGCTCGTGGCTGCACCGTCTGGACCCGCGCTGGAAGCTGGCCGCAACACTGGCCGCCATCCTGTTCACGTCGCTCCGCCCGGAAGCCTGGATCGCCGCTCCTTTCGCCATCCTGCTTGCGATCTCCGCGCGCCTGCCCGCCGGCCCGATCGCCTGGCGCGCCGCCGCCGTGCTGCCCTTCTCGGCCGTGTTCGCCCTGATGAGCTGGCATGCGGGCGACACTGCGCGCGCGGTCCTGCTGCTCTGGAAACCCTATGTCTCCGCGCTGTGGGCGGCGCTGCTGATGGCCGTCACGCCCCTTGAGGAAGTCCTTGCCGCGGCTGCGCGGTTCGGCGCTCCGCGGCTGATTCTGGAAGTGATGCACTTCATCTGGCGCTACCTGGGGGTGTTGAGCGAACAGGCTTGGCGCATGCGCACGGCGGCCGCAGCCCGCGGCGCGGATCGCTCCTTTGAAGTATCGGCGGCCAGCCTCGCCGTCCTGTTCGCCGCATCCTATCAGCGCGCCGTGCGCGTCCACCGCGCCCAGCTGGCGCGCGGCGGCGGAGGGCTGCGATGAGCTGCATCGTCCATGCCCGCGGACTGCGCTTTTCGTACCAGCCAGGCCGCGAAATCCTCCGCGGCGTCGATTTCCAGCTGCACCGCGGCGAAAACGTCGCCGTGTTCGGCCGCAACGGCTCCGGCAAGACGACGTTCCTGCTGCATCTGAATGGCATCCTGCGCGGCGAAGGCCATCTCCGCGTCTGCGACCTGCCCCTCGATCCCCCGCACCTGAAGGTGATCCGCCGCAAGATCGGCTTCCTCTTCCAGGATCCCGAAGACCAGCTTTTCCGCCCCACCATTCTCGACGACGTCGCCTTCGGCCCCCTGCAGGCAGGGCTCTCGCGTGAAGAAGCCGAGCGGCGCGCCCGCCACGCTCTGGCCCTGGTCGGCATCGAGGAAGATCTCGACCGCGCCCCCTACCACCTGAGCAGCGGCGAGAAGCAGCGCGTGGCTCTGGCCGGCATTCTCGCCGTCGAGCCGGAAGTGCTGATTCTCGACGAACCCACCACGCACCTCGATCCCCCCGCCCGCCGCGCTCTGCTCGAACTGCTCAAAGAGCTGCCCCAGGCCAAACTCGTCGTCACCCACGACGCCGCCTTCGCCCGCGCCCTCTGCCCGCGCGCCGTCTTCTTCGACCACGGCCGCATCGTGGCCGACGGCCCCATCGACGACCTCATCCGCCGCTTCGGCTGGGATCTCGGCTCTCCACCAGAAACGTCACCGGCCCCTCGTTGACCAGGCTCACCGACATCATCGCCTGAAAGACCCCCGTCTCCACCGGCACGCCCTCGGCGCGCGCCGCTTCCACGAACTTCTCGTACAGCCGCCGCGCCTCCTCCGGCGGCGCCGCCAGATCGAAGCTCGGCCGCCGGCCCTTGCGCGTATCCCCGCACAGCGTGAACTGCGACACCACCAGCAGCGCGCCCCCCGTGTCTTTGACGCTCAGGTTCATCTTCCCTGCGTCATCCTGGAACACACGCAGTTCGACAATCTTCCGTGCCAGCATCGCGGCGTCCTGCTCCGTGTCCCCCTTGGCGACGCCGAGCAGCACCAGCAGCCCCGGACCGATCCGTCCGACGGTTGTCCCGCCCACCGTCACGCTGGCGCTCGAAACCCGTTGAATCACCGCTCTCATGGCCGACGTTTCCCAAAGTAGCCGAACCGCGCCGCCCGCCGCACCTCCTCGCAGGGCGGAGGGGCCGGCGCGGGGTGCCGCCTAAGGAAAAAACCTGATGGCAGCCGGGCCGGTTCGAGCCGATAATTAGACTGGGCTATGATCTACCGGCGAAGGCGAGCCAACTCGGGCGTCAAGAGCGGATTTCTCCACTTCCACGACAGCTCCAACCGGGTTGTTGCGGGACCAGGAGACGGGGACTACATCCACCTGAGGGATGAATTCGGCAACGAGTGGCGGGGCGTCGCCGAGCGGCAGCCCGATGACACCATCCGCTACCGCTTCCGGTCCTCCAACGGCGATTACATCACGGGCGTGTCGGACGGCTACGGCGTCATCCTGAGAGACCAGAAGGGCAACACCTGGCGCGGCTTCATCGACTGACCCACGCAGCATAGAACGGATTCAGAGCCGCGCGGGAGCAGCCCGGAGGGCTGCGACCAAGCGGTTATCCAACCTCCCCAACCCTTCGATACCTCCGTATCGCGCCGCAGGCGCGACCATCACTCAAACAGAGCCGCGCGAGAGCAGCCCGGAGGGCTGCGACCAAGCGGTTATCCAACCTCCCCAACCCTTCGATACCCCCCCTCGCGCCGCAGGCGCGGCCAGTCCGTCGCCAGCTCCGCACCTCATGTCAGGGCAACTCTCGAGGCAGCGTTTCTCCACCCGTGCCGCCCGCGCCCTCCCCAACGGGTTTCCCGCCGCCCTTGGGCGGCGGCTGCATCCCAACCGTGCCCCCTCCCGCAAACCCTTGCCCCGCAACACCCCTACAAACCCGAAAAAACGATTTTGCGAAACGAACCGAAACCCGCCCCGCGCAAACCGGGCCGCGCGGCACCCGCCCGCGGGGCTGCAACCGGACGGTTCAATCGCCATCGCCCCAGCCCTTCGAGTCCCCGCGCGCACGCGGCGCCCGACCGTGCCGCGCGGGCACGGCACCCGATGCGCGATCAAGTCCCCGTGACCCGGCCGGACTTCCGCTACCGTGAAAAATCCCTGCGGGTTCACAGCGGGTTCGCAACCGCGTGCGAAACGGCCGCAGGCCGCGCGAGAACAGGCGCCCCCCTGCTCGGCCGCACTTCTGGAGTTCCGGCGCCGCGGGGCAAGTCTACAATGAAAGCGTGCCGCGGCTTCGGGGAATCTTCGCGCTCCTGCTTCTCGCCGCCGCCGTGCCGGCTGCGCCGCCGGGCATCCTGCCTCTCAGGGAAGTCCGGAAAGGCATGGCTTGCACCGGGAAAACGGTCTTCGACGGCGCGAAAGTCGAGGAATTCCGCTGCGAAATCCTTGGTGTTCTCGAAAACGCCGGCCCGAAACAATCCATCATCCTCGCCCGGCTCAGCGGCGGCCCCCTCGAAGAAACCGGCGTGATGCAGGGCATGAGCGGCAGCCCGGTGTACGTGAACGGCAAGCTCATCGGCGCGGTGGCCTACTCGTTTCCGTTTTCGAAAGCCCCCATCGCTGGCATCCGTCCCATAGAGGAGATGCTTGGTCCGCCCGTGCCTGCCCGGGCGGCCCGCATGCCATCCGATCCTCTGGATTTCGCCGCGGGTCTGCCGACGCGGCAGGAGATCGAAGTCGGTGCCTCGCGCCTCGTGGAGATCTCGACCCCCCTCTGGCTGAGCGGCTTCACACGGAGCACGATCGAACAGTTCGCGCCTCGCCTCCGCGCTGCCGGGCTCGAACCCGTCCAGGGGCTCGGCGGCGGCCGCGCGGCCCCGTCCGCCACTGCTCCTGCGCCTCCGCAGCCGGGTGAAATGATCAGCGTGCAGCTCATGACCGGCGACATGAGCGTCGGCGCGGACGGCACGGTCACGCATGTCGACGGGCGCCGCGTCTACGCCTTCGGCCACCGCTTTCTCGGCGCCGGGGAAACCGAGATGCCCTTCGCCCGCGCCGAAGTGCTGGCCCTCCTGCCCAGCCTGAATTCGTCGTTCAAGATCTCCAACCCGCGCGAGTGGCTGGGCGCGATCCTGCTCGATCACTCGGCTGCCGTCGCTGGCGAACTCAACCGCAAGGCCCGCATGCTGCCCGTGAAAATCCGCGTCGCCAGCGCCCCGCCCTCGCGCCGCGCTTCTTCTTACCAGCTCGAGATGGTGGACGACCGTCTGCTGACGCCGATTCTCGTGCAGATGGCCGTGTTCTCGGCGCTCGAGGCCACCGAGCGCACCGCCGGCGTCTCCACCATCACGGTCCGGGGCCGGATGCTCGTGCGCGGCGGCGAGCCCATCCCCATCCACAACGTGTTTGCCGCCGAGCTGGGCACGCCCACTCTCGTGTCGGCCTCGGCCGCCGCGCCTGTGGCGGCGCTGTTGCAGAGCGGATTCGACTCGCTCCGCTTCGGCGGTCTCGAGCTGGATCTGGAAGTCAGCAACGAAAAGCGCCAGCTCCAGCTCGACGGCGTCTGGAGTTCCAGGCGCACCGTGCGCCCCGGAGAGAGCGTGGACATCACCGCGCTCTTCCAGGGCGAAAGCGGCGTGGAGCTGGCCCGCACGGCCACCTACCGCGTCCCCGTCGGCGCGCCCGCTGGCCCTCTGTATTTCACGGTCACTGACGGCCCCTCGGCCAACCTGCTCGAGTTCCGCCAGTTCCTGCTGTCGCCGCCGCGCTCCCCCGACCAGCTCCGCGCGTTTCTCACGCGCCTCCATCCGAACGACCGGCCCTATCTCCGCGTCTGGCGCTCCGCCCCGACGCTCCAGGTCCAGGGCGAGAATCTCCCCCTGCTGCCGCCGTCCATGAACACCGCTCTGCTGCAGAGCGCATCCCAGCAGGCCAACTCCCTGATTGCCGAGATCCGCATGGATCCTGCGCCGTATCTGTTTTCCGGCTCCCGCACCATTCAGGTGGAAGTGAAAGAATGAAGCTCTCCCCCCGCTGTCTCGCTCTCGTCTCCGGCGCCGCGCTGCTCTGTTCCGCGGGCAGCTCCAGCGTCTGGGAGAGCAACACGTACAACGACTTCCTCAAGGGCCGCTTCCTCGGCGTCTCGCTCACGCGCGACGGCAAGCTCACGCTCGCCCCCCGGCTCGAGACGGCCGCCGAAACCGGCGAAGCC
This DNA window, taken from Bryobacteraceae bacterium, encodes the following:
- a CDS encoding CDP-alcohol phosphatidyltransferase, translating into MTFTRAIGVGAGKILFWIVRALALSRIHPNVLTFIGLLINIGAAWLLAQGRFFHAGLVIIGAGLFDMVDGRVARETRQVTRFGAFFDSVVDRYSDLALLMGLLVYYANINRNFYVVLTAVVMTASVMISYTRARAENVIPSCKVGFLERPERIVLLIIGALFDRMAAVLWVIAVLGNLTVIHRMWHVWEVTREMDRIPSEPAPVQPEEVRQPR
- the greA gene encoding transcription elongation factor GreA, with translation MEDIKKKLQEEIAALEYELRTQLPKEILKARAHGDLRENAEFHAAKERQRFVDARLAQLKKRLAEFSMIDLSRIPRDRVGLGSTVVVLDLDRNEELTYKLVVSEEADAAKGLISTTSPIGRGLVGKKVGDEVTIPSPGGTRRLEILQLTTIHDAAS
- the acpS gene encoding holo-[acyl-carrier-protein] synthase gives rise to the protein MILGTGIDLAEVARIREAVERYGTRFLERVFTPGEIAYVETKANRFERYAARFAAKEAGMKAIGTGWRGGVRWQDFEVRNRRSGRPELLLHGVAAEVARRMGVERIHLSLTHTETVAQAFVILEGEGG
- the dtd gene encoding D-aminoacyl-tRNA deacylase encodes the protein MRAVIQRVSSASVTVGGTTVGRIGPGLLVLLGVAKGDTEQDAAMLARKIVELRVFQDDAGKMNLSVKDTGGALLVVSQFTLCGDTRKGRRPSFDLAAPPEEARRLYEKFVEAARAEGVPVETGVFQAMMSVSLVNEGPVTFLVESRDPSRSGG
- the purU gene encoding formyltetrahydrofolate deformylase, with the translated sequence MAERDTAILLIRCPDAKGLVAGVSGFLYDHGANILSTDEHRDDESGQFLMRVEWDLDGFGLGREEFARAFDGAVARRFGMQWRVAYSRERMRVALFVSKYLHCLSDLLHRHREGELRADIRMVVSNHEDAAAMAGFYGLPFHHVPVTPEGKRDAERRQLELLEAERIDLVVLARYMQVLSPEFVERYPARIINVHHSFLPAFSGARPYHAAFERGVKLIGATAHYVTDVLDDGPIIEQEVVRVSHRDQLADMIEKGRDAERLALARAVRWHLEHRVLLDGRRTVVFV
- a CDS encoding cobalamin biosynthesis protein CbiM, which translates into the protein MHIPDGYLSPAVLGVLGAASLAGAGAAARRASQALEESRVPLMGMAGAFVFAAQMINFPVAAGASGHLLGSALLAITLGAAPAVVVMTAILAIQALLFQDGGVLALGANVFNMALAGVAAGGWAWQAFGSLRRRRTAAFAAGALSAFVAACLALAELALSGIRIPPPALAVALGVFGLTALLEGAITAAVVAALESVQPGLLERAHGSPRRALSGLLLASLLLAAAGFLVASSLPDGLEHLAETLGITELERTVLASPMPDYEAKWLPSDWLQKAGAGLLGLAVTAAVCWAAGRWISRWRSA
- a CDS encoding putative ABC transporter ATP-binding protein, which translates into the protein MSCIVHARGLRFSYQPGREILRGVDFQLHRGENVAVFGRNGSGKTTFLLHLNGILRGEGHLRVCDLPLDPPHLKVIRRKIGFLFQDPEDQLFRPTILDDVAFGPLQAGLSREEAERRARHALALVGIEEDLDRAPYHLSSGEKQRVALAGILAVEPEVLILDEPTTHLDPPARRALLELLKELPQAKLVVTHDAAFARALCPRAVFFDHGRIVADGPIDDLIRRFGWDLGSPPETSPAPR